From the Cucumis sativus cultivar 9930 chromosome 5, Cucumber_9930_V3, whole genome shotgun sequence genome, the window TTATTGATATCTCATATCACTATTATTCTAATTCTTACTTCTAATActgatttttcttctctatttatttatgaagTATATAACTTTAATCTCCAACcttataaatataactaaatagTAATTggttaaattgatataattagtAGAGAGTACTAATTATAAAatcttatataatattatattgcAAAACATTATATTAGAAAAGTGAGTAATGttatgtataattttaaaaataataataacaagaaGCGATGGGcatcattttgtttggttagggttttattttcttttatattaaatcTATAAACAACCATTCAACCTCTagatttaatttcttcatgtGCGTTATCTATCTTTTACCACTATTTTTAGAtcaatttcaagttttaaaattttttattttaatttttcttcttattacaactaaaacttaaataatttacataCTAATCTATCATCGTTATAATTCATAACtaagtcaaattttaaatacccTAAATAGTTATTAAACATAACCTTTAATTATTCATGTGATTTCTTTGAGgagaaaaacaacaagaaaGTATTGATTGTCATCCacctatattataaatttaatttggtgCATATTTTATTAAGAACTACTAATTCCACCTATACATTCAAATTCCTTTCAAAATTGAACATCTTACCTACTCTAtattgttttcaatatttcGTTAAAGTGAACATATAtggataattattataaaaaaaaacgaaataaaatgttatgttttgttaactaatcaatgaaaaacatatcaaaataactaaaataatatagttcataaatgaatgataaaatattgagAAGTTGTATATACGAAtagaataaaactaaatttgaacttGAGAAAAccttcatatattaaaaaaaaaaaaaaacatgatgattattattatgaaaacaaaatcgtCCATGAAAGTCTTCCCAAAAACTTTAGAATACACAAAAGCAAAGTATTGtaatattatgaaaatagaatgaaaaaaacaaataaaaaagaaaggggagAAGGCGGCTTTTGTCTATACTTTGGAGCTGTTTCTCCACCATTACAAAAATCACTTTtcactaaaatatatttaaacattcatatatatatatatggtgatCCTATTTTTGTTGCTAATGACAgcaatatataattaactttggttctttattatcttatttattataatattattctcTTACACCAAACCTTAAAAAGTTTGgaagataatgaaatataCCAAAGCCCAAGTTGCCATCGCTGACCCATTCAAACCCATCAAAATGGGGAAACCTTGTGTAGTTATATTATTctaagttttgatttttgggTTTAGCTTTAGAATGAATTTTCAGGATTATTGTTACCatgtttgtctttgttttaaatatgatCGAGATGGTCTAAAAACTCTCCTATCCAACCAACAATTGgtattgattttatatatatatatatatatatatatttcaaatatagtgaAAAGCCAAAATGTTAAATGATATGATGTTTATTTGGATGAATGGATGATTTAACATAGTCAGAAAGAAATGCTACCTACTACTAAATACAAGTCTAAGTAGAGGAGAAATTTGTGGGTTTtcaatcataatttaatttgacaaaatGGGTTGTCAAAGTCTCGGCTACATTTTCAACACTCctaaatgtttttcttcttttttctttcttgtttagTTAAGAAGATCCATTTAGTTGAATGGCATTCTATTGATGgcgaaataattaaatagaaaagtattgtgggtttttgtttaattgtaCTTAATAATAAGACGCTCTCTTTGAAAACCTCATCTTACCTAATAATAGTCcgatttttagtatttattgCGTGTGGGATGCTCTAATTGAGCTTAGGATGTGGATATTTTTGGGCTTCATAATAATACTTTGGCCCAATTTTTAACTCAAAAATGTTTCTTCGGcctgatagaaaaaaaaaccaacttaAATTGGCGTCGCCCGGACTTGAACCGGAGACCTTCAGTGTGTTAGACTGACGTGATAACCAACTACACCACGACACCTGTTGAGATTATGTAAAAAGATTAGTgataataatcataaatattttattaaatatcttgttttgtatattaaaaaatggaagtgGATGATGGTGTCTCTCTTGGGAGGCaccaccaaaataaaaaaataaattttggtgGGTCAATAAACTCCAAGAAGGTAGGCTTTTTCTCTAGCTGTCTGTTCATAACTACCAAGGGAAGTTTATGGGGCCTTAGTTCTTTGGGATGGCTTTGGCTTTGATAATGACAATGAAAATtagtctcttttttttctcccacCTATGGTGAGACAGATTCCCAAGTTCTTTTGTTATATGATTtggataaataataatattgatttatcCAAAATGAATATTCTAGCTTGATAAAGGCTATTTATGGATTAATAAAGTATTGTGATGAGGTTCTTGTGTTTATGTTGAAGATGAAGGAGTAGTGGTTAAGAATAGTGATCGTCCATTATATTACCAAATGGTATAAGcatatttaatgattttgCTCTTCTTACTATTAAATAGGGTTGTTTCCAactacatattatattatagatCTTCTTCTTACCTAGTTGTGAGATTTTGTTTGCACTATAATAGCAAACTCTATTAACTCAATTTGTATTACCTTTTAGTCATTGAACAGTTTCAGGATGCATATTATAGCccataattgatatatatatcatgaaattcatattcttttgGGGTATGTAGATTTTTGCTTATATCCCAACAAGCAAATGATTCATACTATTACCCTTGACTCTTGCATACGAACAACTTTTAGTTTGTGTTGATGACGACATACttgacatttgaaaaaaaatctgaaaGAATACCGAATCATTATATAAGTTAAAAAGGTTGAATGGGATGGAATTTCAGTAACAACCAATATTTataatcatattattaatgGTCCATTTCATTAACATCAAGCTGGAATAGCTCAGTTGGTTAGAGCGTGTGGCTGTTAACCACAAGGTCGAAGGTTCAACCCCTTCTTCTAGCggttttccaatttttttaacaattacGTTCTCGTGGGTCCTATTCTTCATCTAGGCCCATTGGGTTTATGGGCCTGGGCCTCTAGGCTGCTTGCGAGTGAAGGAAGAGGCATGTTCGGAATCGAACCCCCAATCGATTCCATTTTCGAAATTTTTAGAAACAGAGAAAACCGCCGGTGGCGGTGATGATCGATCCAAAATGGCGAGCAAGCTTCTGTCGAATCGGTTTCGGCAACTAGTGCTCACATCAACGGCGACAATCAGACCAACCTCATTTactacttcattttctttttcttcatttcgaCGCGTATTCTCTTCTAAATTTTCGTCACCTTTATCGTCTTCTTTCGGCATCGATTGCTCTACTGCTGCACCTGCGGATATTGCCGATGTTCCTGAAGAAGTTGTTAAGGACTATGTGGACGTTGTTTCTCCTGCCGTTGCTGTGAATTCTTTGGCTGCCGAGCCCGTGTTTCCTACTCTCCTCCAGCCTCGAGTTGTTATCTATGACGGTGTCTGCCATCTCTGCCACCGCGGTCCGACCTCTTTCCTCTACCTCTTTAAATCGCTCTGTTTACTGTTTCATTCTGGTTCCTTTGTTTCATGAGAATGTGTCGTTGCTACCACTGTTACATTCAAAGAACTCAAGGTTGTGCACAATCAGATTGTCACTCTcttatatgttttatatttaaaacaactCCTACTCTTAGGTTTTTGCCTTAATCTTGTaacattttttccttcttttctttttccttttttttttcttgggtGATGCTTTGAATTTCCTTCCCTCGTCTTTACACACTATGAACTGTTCGACATTGGTACCGCTCAACTTTTGGAGGAGTTTGGTGACTGTAAGAACCTGTGAATCTTAAAAGAAACCCCGTCTCTAATTTCAGAGCCTCATCCTTTTTGGTGTGGTATGTATTGGATATTTGTTTGAGAAAGAAGGAAACAAGTCTTCCCACAGTATTAAGCTCTATTGAGCTCCAAGGTGACGATTGAAAGTTTTGTCCAAGTTGGATTACGTGTTCCAATGACATTTAATTCTCCGTCGTGTTTTTATGGCATCTCACTTCCAATATGTAAAAATTTCTAGAGGCTGCAATGGGACATTCTTTTCCACCCCTCCCATAGTTGTGTTCATATCTTGTTCTCTTCTTTGCTAAAATTTGCAGGTGTTAAGTGGGTTATAAAAGTTGACAAATATAAGAAGATCAAGTTTTGCTGCCTTCAGTCCAAAACTGCTGAACCATACTTGAGACTGAGTGGCCTGGACAGAGAGGATGTTTCCCATCGCTTCGTGTTCATCGAGGGCCATGGTTCTTACCACCAAGCTTCCACAGGTACTTAACCCTCCTTGTCCAAGAACAGTTACAATGTTACATTTATGACTTTGATCTTTCCCCTTATTTTCTAACTGTTTGTGGATGTAACACCCAAGATTCATTGTCAAAGTTGATCAAGCATTTTAGAAAGGaggtttcctttttcttttttgagtaGATGGAATTATAACCATTACTGTAACAGAACTTTTGTCAAAAAGTATATTGTTCCCTTCTCCACTTCCTGGTTTTGTGAATATAATCAATACATGGTAATTTTGCAGCTGCTCTGAGGGTATTGTCCTATTTGCCTCTTCCTTACTCAGCCTTGAGCGCCTTCTTGATAATCCCAACTCCTCTTAGAGACAGTATCTACGACACTGTTGCCAGACATCGTTATGATATGTTTGTAAAGGCTGAAGGTTGCTTGGTTTTACAAGATGAAGAGCTCCTTGAGCGTTTCATTGACAGGGAGGAACTACTCAATCAACGCCATCAAGAGTAAGGAACCGTGTCGTGTCGTGTCCATTGCATTTTCTCTTGTGGACATGGAATTGTAAATGTTAGTCTTACGCTTACCCTCCCCTCTTTTGGACAAAAGAACCTGATATGATGAATGTAATTCGAAACACTTAAGCTGGAAGTGTACTAGTAGCCAGTAGGAAGGTGACGTACTGTAATGATCAGTTTTAAACAAGAAACGACAACAtccataattcaaaattaacatATTGAAAGTACAGCTAAAACAATATAGATTGCTAATGCAGACAATACACTAAAGTTTATGGTTACAATGAAAGAGTTTCTGTTTGCTTTTTATCTAAGTTCTATCCTTATATCCCTATCATCCCTACATCTCGGTTAGTTCATTCAAGAACAAACTCACCCTTATTTGGACAAACGTTATGGTAAATCAGATGAACAAAATGAATTTCTAGTGCAGGTAGGGACTGCGTTAGGTGGCATCATCACCAGTCCACTGATTCCAGTCTTTATCAACATGATCTTGAGCCCATTTAACAGCAGCACGAGCAGCTTGAGGGCCTCCAGGTAATCCTCGTTCGTTGATAGCATCAGACATATCAATAAAAGGTAAAACTAACAAAGTTCCAGGTCCGCCATACTCGGTATGCATAAAGGTATTGAATATCTGTTGTTGAGAAAAACAACATAAGTAATAAAGAGTCAAGagtaatattattaatgtCAAATTAAGATAGAAGGTGAGAGCATTCATGATATTTCATACATACCTCAGTGCATATTCCGACGACCTGTTGAAGTGAATCCCCGTAAATATCTCTCTTAGAGAGCTTTTGTAGGAGATGAGCCCTGAACTTCTCGGTCTCCTGAAGAGAGAAGAATTTGTAAGTGAAACTGAAGAGAAATGGAAATGATGGGAAGAGAGAGGAAAGGGAAACTTACGGCGACGGCGAATTCGGGAATTGGGTCGGGGAATTTGTATTCAGCGGCGGTGCAAATGTGGGTTgggaaggaggaggagggtAGTGTGAGGGTGGGGGAGAGGCGAAGAGGGGTTGAAGGGTTATTAGAGAAGAAGGATGGTGGAAGAGAGGGTTTAtggaaagggaagaaaagagaagggaGGAGATTGAAAGAAGGAGATGTTGTAGTCCACGCCATGTTTatctgctgctgctgctgctcgGGTTTAGGAAGAACGTAGAAGAAGGGTTTATCGATGAATTTTCACTTTGCACCCCCACCCACGATTGAGTCTACGTGGATGCAACCTCAGAAATTACCTCATTATTCTTCGCATTTGACGTTTACAATTGCTTTCCAAACTTATGcgctttttattaattcaatcactgtttttaaattttaattgaacaTAAAGGTGAAAAATTTTGTACTCTTCTGTTTCAATAAAAGAATAGCCTTACATAAAATAATCTTAATCTTagcaaaatacaaatttaggAGTTTGTGAGCCTACACTATTGAAGAATGAACAATATCTCCACATATTAGACAGAGTTTTCAAAGTACCACGGACACCAATatgacaaacaaaattatcaataatatcatATCTAATCTAAACCACCGATatgacaaacaaaattaataatatcaaaattagtGATAGAGGTATCTAAAAGTAATTTGTGATATCAGATACTTTAGGTATTATACCTAGAAGTAATGTAATGTGTGATATCATGATATCATCTACTTTATGTATCTAGAAGTAATGATAGGACTATAATCGTTcaaaaatttgctatttttttttttttttgatattttatatttaaagttcAGAATTGAGTCAAAAGTTGACTCAGCAGTAATTgttctaaaaacaaaaggttTAGTTCAGAAGATTTCGTTAAGAATTGAGTCAAAAGTTCAGTAATCGtactaaaaacaaaaggttTAGGATTGAAGTggatacaaataaaaaaggtttAGGATTGAAGTggatacaaataaaaataaattatcaccctaaattttaagttaaaaaattgGTAACATGTATAAcgtgaaattaattattattaatattcaaGATGTAACATTAAgaactaatattttaagagTGCCAACCAAAAAAGTTAGTAAGAGGACactgattttaattattttcttacgTACAttcgaaagaagaaaaaaggaagaagaagaagaagaaaaagttctATTTACAATCATCAATCATAGATTCCTTTCATGAGGTTCCAGCCATGGAAATCCAAGGAACTCAAAAACATCTTTTTCAGTATCAAACTTCAAAGTTGCTGTTCCTCTGGCACCCTGCAGCATAACCACCAACAAAGGAGTTAAGGACAGCCCTGTATTTGAAGGTCAAATTCCCCATTAACTAAGTTAAGTTTCCATTACCCTTTTACCACCAGAACCCTGAGTAGATGGATAAAGCCCAGTATCATCCAGCCTGAATCCTTTTGATTCTGCTAGTAATCTCAGTCTGTACACATAATCTCAATTCACaaccaaatcaaaattgaaaactatttcAAATACACACGTATAGAATTAGCTACAGATGAACAAACCTCCTGTTTAGTACGTCGTTTCCAGTCCACGCTATCAACCCAAATGCATATATGTCTCTTGGATACACCTACAAGAATTTAATCCGTAACTTGTATATCATTAGAGGATAAGAGAAACTGATGTCCAAGAAATCACAATATCACGAAATATCCAAATCATCGCCGGTACTGTTTAGATGAAGAAACAACGAACATAACTAATGGACATATTTATTAGCAGGCATGAGTTTCTTTACCATCCACATCGGTTCTTAACTGATATGAATCTATCCTATTCTAAAATAAGAAGTGGTCAAAGAAAGATCAGATTAGAAATAAGAGGACTTATGCCTTAAGATCTATACGGTGGCGCAATTCTCTTCCAGGATATGTGCAAAGGCCAAAATACGTGTCAACGCCAGAATCGGTTCCCTGTTCGTGGTTCAACagtgaaaataaacaaagggATTGAGAAAAGCATATCGTGGCATCTTGGAACTGTTTAAACAGAAGGGAATGGTAATTTGACCTCCTCACTGTGGGTGCTGAATATCAGATCCTCCCTTAAGAACTTCATGTCCTTTAAATGCTTTACATATTTTGGTAGGAAACCTCTATGACTGAAATcacaagagaagaaaacacTCTCAAGGGACTATAAAGAAATGGATCGAATCAATCAAATTGCAGGACAGTGGTTCAATCCAACAGTAGCATTATATTGATACAGCTTCATAGAGCTTTCAAGTGGAATGAAATTGAATGCAAACGAGACCTTCACAGTGC encodes:
- the LOC101209995 gene encoding uncharacterized protein LOC101209995, which gives rise to MASKLLSNRFRQLVLTSTATIRPTSFTTSFSFSSFRRVFSSKFSSPLSSSFGIDCSTAAPADIADVPEEVVKDYVDVVSPAVAVNSLAAEPVFPTLLQPRVVIYDGVCHLCHRGVKWVIKVDKYKKIKFCCLQSKTAEPYLRLSGLDREDVSHRFVFIEGHGSYHQASTAALRVLSYLPLPYSALSAFLIIPTPLRDSIYDTVARHRYDMFVKAEGCLVLQDEELLERFIDREELLNQRHQE
- the LOC101210245 gene encoding protein PLASTID REDOX INSENSITIVE 2, chloroplastic, encoding MAWTTTSPSFNLLPSLFFPFHKPSLPPSFFSNNPSTPLRLSPTLTLPSSSFPTHICTAAEYKFPDPIPEFAVAETEKFRAHLLQKLSKRDIYGDSLQQVVGICTEIFNTFMHTEYGGPGTLLVLPFIDMSDAINERGLPGGPQAARAAVKWAQDHVDKDWNQWTGDDAT